In Syntrophomonas wolfei subsp. wolfei str. Goettingen G311, a single window of DNA contains:
- a CDS encoding transposase, which yields MNIRQNCIFSFEDALKIQPKSRLEKIINTLDLKPVLCKLDKPGEIRVGPKPYPAYAMLNALIAMRLENMGTFTQLVERLTYDPHLRYVCGFEPFGTAPSKSCFSRFYSKLAQSGCLETLFTSLVKQAEEMGLLDLSSVAIDATKVEAYEKSVPRKNIIQDGNVADWGIKSDTNGNPIKWFGYKLHIGTDVKSGLPIAMKVTPANYSDSSVALELVEKCCANTQSKIVYFLMDAGYDHREIYSVIRDKYHAQAIIALNKRGAKQPPEGFDWDGTPICSARYRMVYWGSYQGVNKFRCPHIMGKCDCPFGSAWCSDSNYGMVVKTKVKDDPRLFSSPHRGSANWQKQYNLRTYSERCFSRFKENLGLEDGLNVRKITKVETHAYLCAITMIAAVIAINQDSSTRSSAA from the coding sequence ATGAATATTCGACAGAACTGTATTTTCTCCTTTGAAGACGCATTAAAAATACAACCGAAATCAAGGCTTGAGAAAATAATTAACACCCTTGATCTAAAACCAGTTCTTTGCAAATTAGATAAACCTGGCGAGATAAGAGTTGGACCAAAACCATACCCAGCCTATGCGATGTTAAATGCCCTGATAGCTATGAGACTAGAGAACATGGGTACCTTTACTCAACTGGTTGAACGACTTACTTATGATCCTCATCTACGGTATGTTTGCGGTTTTGAACCATTTGGTACCGCGCCTAGCAAATCATGTTTTAGCCGGTTTTATTCAAAACTTGCTCAGAGCGGTTGTTTAGAAACATTATTTACTTCCCTGGTTAAACAAGCAGAGGAAATGGGCCTTCTTGATCTTAGTTCAGTAGCAATTGACGCTACCAAGGTAGAAGCTTATGAAAAATCCGTTCCCCGCAAGAATATCATCCAGGATGGTAATGTCGCTGATTGGGGTATTAAGAGTGATACCAACGGCAACCCTATCAAGTGGTTTGGCTACAAGCTCCATATTGGCACCGATGTAAAGTCCGGGCTTCCCATAGCAATGAAGGTAACACCGGCCAATTATTCTGATTCCAGTGTAGCTTTGGAGTTGGTTGAGAAATGTTGTGCCAATACTCAGTCCAAAATAGTTTACTTCCTGATGGATGCTGGCTATGACCACCGTGAAATATATTCTGTAATCAGAGATAAATACCACGCCCAAGCTATCATTGCCCTGAATAAGCGGGGTGCTAAACAACCTCCAGAAGGTTTTGATTGGGATGGAACTCCCATCTGTTCTGCCAGGTATCGGATGGTGTACTGGGGTTCCTATCAGGGAGTAAACAAGTTTAGATGTCCTCATATTATGGGTAAATGCGACTGTCCTTTTGGCTCCGCCTGGTGTTCTGATAGCAACTATGGAATGGTGGTAAAAACTAAAGTTAAAGACGATCCCAGGTTATTTTCAAGTCCCCACCGGGGCTCTGCTAACTGGCAGAAGCAATATAATTTGAGAACCTACTCAGAACGCTGTTTCAGCCGTTTTAAGGAAAACCTGGGTTTAGAAGACGGGCTAAACGTTAGAAAAATAACTAAGGTTGAAACCCACGCTTATCTCTGCGCTATAACTATGATTGCAGCTGTAATAGCAATAAACCAAGACAGCAGTACTAGATCATCAGCAGCATAA
- the dndB gene encoding DNA sulfur modification protein DndB gives MDYKFTMPAVRGNQCGREYYVVIVPFGLIPRLFLYNEELVPAEVRAQRPLNQSRIPEIANYVLYNDDWLFSSLTASVSGEYEFYPFDERNPDVGTLQVDMEASFLINDGQHRRAGIIEALKEKPELARESISVVIYPDEGLERAKQMFADLNRYAQKPTKSLNVLYDERDPLSQATSEMMKRIEIFDFFTDRDRVSLAGKSPKLFTLGSLYEANKYLLKINRRKLREFSEEDKETIIAYWTEVVENMPIWAMARRRELKTWELREEYICTHSVIIQALGLVGSHLLEHDDWPAGLQALQGVDWRRDNPEWKGVVISANGRVVNSRPVVKLSAILIRQKMGLGISSAEQKELDSVR, from the coding sequence ATGGATTATAAATTTACTATGCCTGCAGTTCGGGGCAATCAATGCGGGCGGGAATATTATGTGGTTATTGTTCCGTTTGGACTGATACCGCGCTTGTTCCTATATAATGAAGAGCTTGTTCCGGCTGAAGTACGGGCCCAGAGGCCACTGAATCAGAGTCGGATACCGGAGATCGCTAATTATGTCCTTTATAATGATGACTGGCTCTTTTCCTCATTAACGGCTTCGGTTTCTGGCGAGTATGAATTTTATCCCTTTGATGAGCGGAATCCCGATGTGGGCACTTTACAGGTGGATATGGAGGCTTCTTTCTTAATTAATGACGGGCAGCACCGCCGGGCGGGCATTATTGAGGCATTGAAGGAGAAGCCGGAGTTGGCCCGGGAGAGCATTTCGGTGGTGATCTACCCGGATGAGGGGCTAGAACGTGCAAAACAGATGTTTGCGGATCTGAATCGCTATGCACAGAAGCCGACGAAGAGTCTCAATGTACTCTATGATGAGCGGGATCCTTTGTCTCAGGCTACCAGCGAGATGATGAAACGAATCGAGATTTTCGATTTTTTCACCGATAGGGATCGGGTTTCCCTGGCCGGCAAGAGTCCGAAGCTTTTTACTCTGGGCTCGCTTTATGAGGCTAATAAATATCTTTTGAAGATTAACCGGAGGAAGCTGCGTGAATTCAGTGAAGAGGATAAGGAGACGATTATTGCTTATTGGACAGAAGTTGTTGAAAATATGCCTATCTGGGCAATGGCGAGGCGCAGGGAACTGAAGACCTGGGAACTGCGAGAAGAATATATTTGTACGCATTCGGTCATTATTCAAGCTCTGGGATTGGTGGGTTCCCATTTGCTGGAACACGATGACTGGCCTGCGGGTCTGCAGGCACTACAGGGGGTTGACTGGCGCAGGGATAATCCGGAATGGAAGGGTGTTGTTATAAGTGCCAATGGGCGAGTGGTTAATTCCAGGCCGGTAGTGAAACTGAGCGCGATTCTGATTCGCCAGAAAATGGGTCTGGGAATCAGCTCTGCTGAACAAAAGGAACTGGACAGTGTTAGATGA
- a CDS encoding Rpn family recombination-promoting nuclease/putative transposase, translated as MKKRIGHDRLFKGLLETFFGEFVELFFPQVYEAIDLEQIKFLQQEMFTDVTRGDKHRIDILVETRLKGESGIVLVHIENQASAQKDFAERMFIYFSRLYQKHRCRVVPIAVFTYPEKRDEPERFKLGSFEQDGV; from the coding sequence GTGAAGAAGCGTATCGGACATGACCGGCTCTTTAAGGGACTATTGGAAACCTTCTTTGGAGAGTTTGTCGAGCTGTTTTTTCCCCAGGTCTATGAGGCCATAGACCTGGAACAGATCAAGTTCTTGCAACAGGAAATGTTTACCGATGTTACCCGAGGCGATAAACACAGGATAGATATTCTGGTGGAGACCAGGCTCAAAGGAGAAAGCGGAATAGTTTTGGTGCATATAGAGAATCAGGCCAGCGCTCAGAAAGATTTTGCCGAGCGCATGTTTATCTATTTCAGCAGGCTATATCAGAAGCATCGCTGCCGGGTAGTACCTATAGCAGTATTCACCTACCCGGAAAAACGGGATGAACCGGAACGGTTTAAGTTGGGCTCTTTTGAGCAAGATGGGGTATAA
- a CDS encoding DUF4351 domain-containing protein, with protein sequence MNRNGLSWALLSKMGYKKKERVQVKLEFLRMLVRMELDPARMTLLTGFFETYLILNKAEEKKLEEEMGKIDEKEAKRMLEITTSWEEKGRVKGKAEGQASILLRQLKKKFGFLPVEMENSVMSMPVEKLQELAEAIFDLETIDDVNSFISKS encoded by the coding sequence ATGAACCGGAACGGTTTAAGTTGGGCTCTTTTGAGCAAGATGGGGTATAAGAAGAAAGAACGGGTACAGGTAAAGCTGGAATTTTTGCGGATGCTGGTCAGGATGGAACTGGACCCAGCTCGAATGACCCTGCTGACGGGATTTTTTGAGACCTACCTCATCTTAAATAAGGCGGAAGAGAAAAAACTGGAAGAAGAGATGGGCAAAATAGATGAAAAGGAGGCCAAGAGAATGTTAGAGATAACTACATCCTGGGAGGAAAAGGGTAGAGTAAAAGGCAAAGCAGAAGGCCAGGCTAGCATACTGCTGCGGCAGCTGAAAAAGAAATTTGGATTTTTGCCGGTTGAAATGGAAAACAGTGTGATGTCTATGCCGGTGGAAAAGCTGCAGGAACTGGCGGAAGCCATATTTGATCTGGAGACGATAGATGATGTCAATAGTTTCATAAGCAAAAGTTAG
- a CDS encoding DUF6119 family protein has product MGKLLQSLQLASFNDDNEILTKAPLFKHLHCEIKYNNMIFFRIDGEWYQIENQFIEKLEQEFKEIVLENTQHNLLSESWGIDKGEDCYNQKYIGKSSFLVLHKVLLNGMELCDLLKYDGKTAYLIHVKKGFGNNMRDLTLQIDIAARTLKEALAARDYDFFGQLYQRLKMKNATTPYAKKVAGQASIISKESFIKIFMDRDVVFCLAFLDTAKKERNITNGTEFESSIAKYSIVELYKRLRIQNIPLKLIQVKQK; this is encoded by the coding sequence ATGGGGAAACTTTTGCAGAGTCTACAACTTGCAAGTTTTAATGATGATAATGAGATTCTTACAAAAGCCCCCCTATTCAAACACCTTCATTGCGAAATAAAATATAATAATATGATTTTTTTCAGAATAGATGGAGAATGGTATCAGATTGAAAACCAGTTTATTGAGAAGTTAGAACAAGAATTTAAAGAAATTGTTTTGGAAAATACTCAACACAATTTACTATCTGAATCATGGGGAATCGATAAAGGTGAAGATTGTTACAATCAAAAATATATTGGAAAGAGTAGTTTTCTAGTGTTACATAAAGTATTACTAAATGGAATGGAGTTATGTGATTTACTCAAATATGACGGCAAGACCGCTTACCTTATTCATGTTAAAAAAGGATTTGGCAATAATATGAGGGATTTAACGTTGCAGATTGATATTGCAGCACGAACTCTAAAAGAAGCACTAGCTGCTAGGGATTATGATTTCTTTGGGCAACTGTATCAGCGACTTAAAATGAAAAATGCAACCACTCCCTATGCGAAGAAAGTAGCAGGACAAGCGTCAATTATTTCAAAAGAAAGTTTTATTAAAATATTCATGGATAGAGATGTTGTTTTTTGTCTTGCTTTTCTTGATACGGCGAAAAAAGAAAGAAATATAACTAATGGCACGGAATTCGAATCTAGTATTGCCAAGTATTCTATTGTTGAACTTTATAAAAGGTTAAGAATACAGAATATCCCACTTAAGCTTATTCAAGTTAAACAAAAGTAG
- a CDS encoding tyrosine-type recombinase/integrase, which translates to MNRPIFHSVFADEMNSYLDYKMSSGYKAVSFYVNLRHFDRFCVQQEIKEPVFTTDNAVKWIQKKGTEGTTTHYSRVNGIKQFLIFLSRKGYDVFITRDIKFKPTEFQPHIYTDADIRRYFHAVDTYESAQNRKNAIQYPVLFRLLYCCGTRINETLGIRKKDVDLENGIIKLFETKNDCERYIILGDDLRVLMKQFAEKCFYLLGDEDYIFTTSNGSRISGDVLYEVHRLFLQQAGIPYLGGGKGPRVHDWRHTMAVRSFKQMIDAGMDMYVSLPILSTYLGHKTIFATERYVRLTMAIYPYIEDKFRSKIARVFGEGAAL; encoded by the coding sequence ATGAACAGACCAATATTCCATTCTGTTTTTGCAGATGAGATGAATTCCTATCTGGATTACAAAATGTCTTCAGGCTACAAAGCTGTTAGTTTCTATGTCAATCTGCGACACTTTGATCGTTTCTGTGTCCAGCAGGAAATTAAAGAGCCTGTATTCACTACAGACAACGCAGTAAAGTGGATACAGAAAAAGGGTACCGAAGGCACGACCACGCATTATTCCCGGGTTAATGGAATCAAACAGTTTCTCATATTTCTCAGCAGAAAAGGCTATGATGTTTTTATCACCAGAGATATCAAGTTTAAGCCCACAGAATTCCAACCCCATATTTATACAGATGCTGATATAAGAAGATACTTCCATGCAGTAGATACCTATGAATCTGCCCAAAACCGCAAGAATGCAATCCAATACCCGGTCCTATTTCGCCTGCTGTATTGTTGTGGGACAAGAATTAATGAGACCCTAGGAATACGAAAAAAAGATGTGGATTTGGAGAATGGGATTATCAAGCTTTTTGAAACCAAGAATGACTGTGAGCGCTATATCATACTGGGAGATGATCTTCGGGTACTAATGAAGCAGTTTGCGGAAAAATGTTTTTATCTGCTGGGTGACGAGGACTATATTTTCACTACTTCTAATGGAAGCAGAATAAGTGGGGATGTTCTTTATGAGGTACACAGGTTATTTCTCCAGCAGGCTGGAATTCCTTATCTTGGAGGAGGAAAAGGTCCCAGAGTCCACGACTGGAGACATACCATGGCCGTGCGTTCTTTCAAGCAGATGATTGATGCTGGCATGGATATGTATGTGTCCCTTCCGATCCTGTCTACATATCTGGGACATAAAACGATATTTGCAACAGAACGTTATGTAAGGCTTACCATGGCCATTTATCCGTATATTGAGGATAAGTTCAGGTCAAAAATAGCGAGGGTGTTCGGGGAGGGAGCAGCGTTATGA
- a CDS encoding VanZ family protein, translating into MSAKNSLSTGHNTLIHNKRHDAYIWIWLLINLIAIGCFSNQEFARQDLSGEIERYQGVISFVQHLPPVSFDYYGKGVYIDNRNDPVGFIQFILRKLGHLFLYGCLSLGFLLSQRDGGKISARGWLLAFMVVLLVAAVDEFSQVYVAGRSGSIKDVGVDAAAFLLVSVIIIWRQRKQGTGPLSPCPEVMSS; encoded by the coding sequence TTGTCTGCTAAGAATAGTTTGAGTACTGGCCATAATACTCTGATTCATAATAAACGGCATGATGCATATATCTGGATTTGGCTGCTTATAAACCTCATTGCCATCGGCTGTTTTTCCAACCAGGAATTTGCCCGGCAGGATTTAAGCGGGGAAATAGAGAGATACCAGGGGGTTATTAGTTTTGTGCAGCACTTGCCCCCGGTAAGTTTTGATTATTATGGTAAAGGTGTATATATAGATAACCGCAATGACCCGGTGGGCTTTATCCAGTTTATTCTGCGTAAGCTGGGTCATTTGTTTTTGTATGGCTGTTTGAGCCTGGGGTTTTTGCTGAGCCAGCGTGACGGAGGGAAGATATCTGCACGGGGCTGGTTGCTGGCTTTTATGGTGGTGCTGCTGGTTGCTGCTGTGGATGAATTTAGCCAGGTCTATGTGGCCGGGCGTAGCGGGAGCATAAAGGACGTCGGGGTTGATGCGGCGGCATTCTTGCTGGTATCGGTGATTATTATATGGAGACAGAGAAAGCAGGGGACAGGTCCACTGTCCCCTTGTCCCGAGGTAATGAGCTCATAA
- a CDS encoding ParA family protein has translation MSGAKVISVMNWKGGVGKTTMTHHLGTGLHMLTKEERLEYLGSEKMPRILFVDNDAQCNLSISCLHVEKYEDLVYKQNIPTIYDLYKLFICNESPVVDMHNYIIKNQVRMDNRRIFMGMDLLPAHQELVYLDMNIAMNSRASFQSGLISKEIYKYQYLNDILEPVCSDYDYIFIDCPPNLGYTTLNALYASEYCLIPTGLDHLSSYGIASLLKEIDRLNTEFATAVPDHPMIEVVGIVANNVEENREAPKRSQKLIRERLQDSYHELMFEPYLTRGDGIPNASEQGYPVYADRSANALKQGDLLLGILREFLDRI, from the coding sequence ATGAGCGGAGCTAAAGTTATTAGTGTGATGAATTGGAAAGGCGGTGTGGGAAAGACCACAATGACCCACCATCTGGGTACGGGACTACATATGCTTACTAAGGAAGAGCGGCTGGAGTACCTGGGTTCGGAAAAGATGCCCCGTATCTTATTTGTGGATAATGATGCCCAGTGTAACCTGTCCATTTCCTGTCTGCATGTTGAGAAGTATGAGGATTTGGTGTACAAACAAAATATTCCCACTATTTATGATTTGTACAAATTGTTTATTTGTAATGAATCTCCTGTGGTGGACATGCATAATTATATAATAAAGAATCAGGTACGCATGGATAACCGCAGGATATTCATGGGCATGGATTTGCTGCCGGCCCACCAGGAACTGGTTTATCTCGATATGAATATCGCGATGAATAGCCGGGCGAGTTTTCAAAGCGGATTAATCAGCAAGGAGATATACAAATATCAATATCTTAACGATATCCTGGAACCGGTATGCAGTGATTATGATTATATCTTTATCGATTGTCCTCCAAATCTAGGCTATACTACGCTGAATGCTCTGTATGCCAGTGAATATTGTTTGATTCCTACGGGACTGGATCATCTCTCTTCTTATGGGATAGCATCGCTTTTGAAGGAGATTGATCGTCTGAATACAGAGTTTGCCACGGCAGTACCGGACCATCCTATGATTGAGGTGGTGGGAATCGTAGCCAACAATGTGGAGGAAAACAGGGAGGCACCTAAGCGGAGCCAGAAGCTAATCCGGGAGCGTTTGCAGGATAGTTATCACGAACTGATGTTTGAACCTTATCTGACCCGGGGAGATGGGATACCCAATGCTTCGGAACAAGGGTATCCGGTATATGCCGACCGAAGCGCCAATGCCCTCAAACAGGGAGATCTTTTGCTGGGAATCCTGCGTGAGTTCCTGGATCGGATATGA
- a CDS encoding tyrosine-type recombinase/integrase — protein sequence MYCKAAALCYSNICFCYTDFFELCKSLNYKKHCKIPTTYEESEISRIIKSVERSSAIGKRDYLILLLAAEYGWRTRDIVSFRFNQIDWDKNVIHFNQSKTDIPVEYPLLSSVGNAIVDYLKHGRPKTDAKEIIVAADTAKKGQPLSPPTVHSIVSKYMSKANIKNWKSKKHGAHSLRHSLATNMLKNNVSMPVISTVMGHQSTETTKIYLSVDIEKLRQCPLPMPELHSAHFRWEVQ from the coding sequence ATTTACTGTAAAGCAGCGGCGCTGTGTTACTCAAATATTTGCTTTTGCTATACGGATTTTTTTGAGTTATGCAAAAGTCTCAATTACAAAAAGCATTGTAAAATCCCCACAACATACGAGGAGTCAGAAATAAGCAGAATAATTAAATCCGTAGAGCGTTCATCTGCAATAGGTAAAAGGGATTACCTGATTTTACTTTTGGCTGCAGAATACGGTTGGCGTACAAGGGATATCGTAAGTTTCCGTTTCAATCAGATTGATTGGGATAAAAACGTCATTCATTTTAACCAAAGTAAGACCGATATACCGGTAGAATACCCTCTTCTTTCATCTGTTGGTAATGCCATTGTAGATTATTTGAAGCATGGGCGTCCGAAAACAGATGCCAAGGAAATCATTGTAGCCGCCGATACTGCCAAAAAAGGACAACCGCTTTCGCCACCGACCGTCCATTCCATTGTCTCAAAATATATGAGCAAGGCCAATATTAAAAACTGGAAGAGCAAGAAGCATGGGGCTCATTCCTTGCGCCACAGCCTAGCGACCAACATGCTGAAAAATAATGTATCCATGCCCGTTATCAGCACCGTCATGGGACATCAGAGTACGGAAACAACCAAAATATATTTGTCCGTCGATATAGAGAAACTGCGGCAATGCCCTCTTCCCATGCCTGAACTGCATTCAGCACATTTCAGATGGGAGGTGCAATAA